Within the Pseudovibrio brasiliensis genome, the region CAAGATCACTGCTTATCTGGGTTATGAAGAAACCTCACTGACCTTTATGGGGGAGTACATCGTTGATGCCGTTACGATGGGTGATGGTGATGTGGTTATTGATTGCAAATCAGCCGATATGGTCGAAAGTTATCGTACCCCCCGCGATCAGTCTTGGAACCGGAAAGACCTTGCGGACATCGTAACAGAAGTGGGTGATCGCAATGGTTACGAGGTTGTCATCGATCCTGATCTGAAGGGCGTGATTGTTGATCATGTTGATCAGTTTCAGGAGTCAGACATGGGTTTTCTGACACGAATTTCTGAAACATACGATGCTGTTGCCCGACCTACTGCAGGTAAGTTGGTTTTGGCGAAGCGCGGATCGGGGAAAAGTGTTTCGGGTCAGACGCTTCCTTCAATCACAATTCGACCTGAAGACACGATTGGTGGAGATTGGTCTTATCAATACTCTGCGCGTGATGACAAAGGCAAAGCCAGCGGCATTCCGGGCGAGGAAAAGTCCAAGGAAGCCGGAGGTGTACGGGCAAGTTACCACGACTTGAAACTTGGCAAAAAGCAAACTGTAGAGATTGGTAAGCCCCCTTTCCGTGATTTGCGCTACTCACATCGCGATGAAGTTGATGCAACGGCTGCAGCCAATGCAGCTGCTAATCAACAAACGCGTGCGGTGGGGACGTTCTCAACGACCCTAGAAGGTGATCCAGGGATCGCAGCTGAGGCATTGCTGACATTGAAATCATGGCGGCCTCGTGTGCCAGTTTCCTGGCGAATTAAAACTGCCAAACACAGTTTTTCTTCGGGGGGATACAAGACGAGCGTCGATTGCGAGATTTATGAAGAAAAGCAATCGAGCCCGTCCAAGGAAGTCAAAAAAGTAGCTGCCGAAAAAGGCTGGCCTCACGAGTATTGATGCCTTTGAAAGGTGATCAAAAAAGAATCGATAGAGAATGGGCATCGAAGCCCGGCTCTAACTCTGTCTGCCACCTGTTCCTACACTTTATCGTGAACCTATTGAGGGTGTTTAAGGCAACACCAATGCCTGGCCAGACCCAAAATGAGCAATACATGACTATCTGATTTGGTAGGCAGAGGTGGAGTGCTTAAAGATGAAGGTCTTCTGATTGAGGCTTACCAAGACTTTTGAACACAAGCTTTATTAATAAAATCAACATTGAGTTTTACATAGCTTGTAATGAAGGCCTCTCTTTTCCTCGCACTGAGTGTGAGCCGCAATTCGCGCCTTTTACCGCCAAAATGCAGGCAGCATACCAGCCTTTTCTCCCTACTTTGGGCTAGATCATATGGCACTCCACATTCCCCAACTTTTGCGCGCAATAACGCAGGATGCAATTTTTTGGTTTTGGATCTCTGGTTGGGGATGGTGCTTTATCGAATAGTGCTATAGCATAAAGTCGCCGATTTGAGACGATGAAAAGTGTGTGCTTTTGTTGTTATAAGAATGTCGGTTGAGGGGCATGTACCGGGTTCACATGCGGGAAGAGGAACAAAAAAGGGGGCCGTTTGCCCCCATTGTTATGCGATAGCGATTCCCGCTCAGGTCTTGTCATGCGAAATGCAATTTTAAATTGCGATGGGTTCCATAAAAGTTTAGTGTATCGGGAAGCTCAAAAGGTGAACAAAGCAATGAGCGAAAATGTGACAAAGGATCTTCAAAGGGTTGGAGAATTGATTCGCAGAGCAGAGGCACACAGCACGGCGTCACTCGTCTTCGTTTTGGAGGAGACGCTCAAACAAGTTGAGGAAAAGCGCCCGATCAGAGGCAGGCAAGTCGGCGAATTTTCCAATCAAAGGTTCTAGTTCTTTGGGTAAATCAATGCCTGAAACGATATAGACAGGGCTTACATTTAAGGCCTCGCAAAGTTTTGTAAGGTTCCCGATTGTAGGCTCTTTATCGTAGCTAAAAATTTGTGTGACGTATTGGGGTGATCGGCCACAGGCCCGAGATATGGCGGCCATGGATCTCCCATCTTTTTTCACGGCCTCTTTCAGCCGTTCTTTCCATGTGGTTTCCATAGTGCGCTCCCTCCAGTGCGAAAGCGATTATAAATCAATGTTCCAACAAGAATAAACGCTATAGTTTTTGGGGTAAACACTAAACTCTCTTGACTGCGAGTGCTATAGTATTCAAAATAGGCTATGCAGGATGTGGAAGCCTTAAAATTTTTCATGTTTTCTGTAGGGTGCATACGAGGCAGGGAGAAATATGGGTTACGTTGAACCACGTTTGATAGCTTTGGGCCCTCCCCGGAATCATAAGTCCGGTTTGCGTTCGCAACCTTACCTTTTTCAAGGTGAGTTGATCTCTTTACCAGCAGTTCAAGGAGTTGCTGATCTGGCTTACAGCCCATGTGATGGATTGTTTGCCCATGAGTGGGACTTGATGTCCGACTACGACGATTAATTTTTATCGAAAAAGCGGGATTGCCCGTTTGTGCCGTTCAAAACTGGTTTTGAGCGATAGCTTTTTAGTGCCTGAATTTAGGCTTTTGCGTGTGATGGACGCACTCAAGTGACAGGGAAAGTTGAGTTGTGCGGCCGTCAATTTCCGCTGGGATTATAGAATGATTAATGGGATAGAGCGTTTGCTGCGAGCAAGCTGGCAGCAAATACAAGTAATTTATAGCACACCGCTTATGATCCGGGGTGTGTGTGGCGATCAATGGAGCCTGAAGACTTCTTTTGCGCAAAAGCTTAAGGAGGGCGATCTTGGCTGAGGCTATCGCAAGTTTCCGCCGTTTAACGCCTAAAATGTTGCATTCTCAGAAGCTGGCTCAGGCTGATGACGTTGTTAAGACGACCAAGGCCTCTGTTGCAATGGCACTGAAGAAAGCAGCACCTGCTTTAGGTATTAACGGCACGACCTACCATATCCTGGATATCTTGATTGGGCTGACACGCG harbors:
- a CDS encoding phage late control D family protein encodes the protein MRPIFAIHRNGNDVTENLAPRVVSIEITDEAESKSDTLAIELIDRPENGRYPDLPDAGDKITAYLGYEETSLTFMGEYIVDAVTMGDGDVVIDCKSADMVESYRTPRDQSWNRKDLADIVTEVGDRNGYEVVIDPDLKGVIVDHVDQFQESDMGFLTRISETYDAVARPTAGKLVLAKRGSGKSVSGQTLPSITIRPEDTIGGDWSYQYSARDDKGKASGIPGEEKSKEAGGVRASYHDLKLGKKQTVEIGKPPFRDLRYSHRDEVDATAAANAAANQQTRAVGTFSTTLEGDPGIAAEALLTLKSWRPRVPVSWRIKTAKHSFSSGGYKTSVDCEIYEEKQSSPSKEVKKVAAEKGWPHEY
- a CDS encoding helix-turn-helix domain-containing protein — encoded protein: METTWKERLKEAVKKDGRSMAAISRACGRSPQYVTQIFSYDKEPTIGNLTKLCEALNVSPVYIVSGIDLPKELEPLIGKFADLPASDRALFLNLFERLLQNEDE